A stretch of Prionailurus bengalensis isolate Pbe53 chromosome E4, Fcat_Pben_1.1_paternal_pri, whole genome shotgun sequence DNA encodes these proteins:
- the RD3 gene encoding protein RD3 isoform X1, which produces MRGPRKTHSCPVSAGPGGAMSLIPWLRWNEGPPRPSSRRPAEMVLDTLMMELAGQMREAERQQWERSNAVRKICTGVDYSWLASTPRPTYDLSPGERLQLEDVCAKIHPSYCGPAILRFRQLLAEQEPEVREVSQLFRSVLQEVLDRMKQEEEARKLTRQWSLRPRSNLALATFKTRARISPFTSDIRTISEDVERDTPPPLRTWSLPEFRAPKED; this is translated from the exons atg AGGGGTCCAAGGAAGACGCACTCCTGCCCTGTCTCGGCAGGGCCTGGGGGGGCCATGTCCCTCATCCCGTGGCTTCGGTGGAATGAAGGCCCCCCGCGGCCGTCATCCCGGAGGCCGGCTGAGATGGTGCTGGACACGCTCATGATGGAGCTGGCGGGACAGATGCGAGAGGCGGAGAGGCAGCAATGGGAGCGCAGCAACGCGGTCAGGAAGATCTGCACCGGGGTGGACTACAGCTGGCTGGCCAGCACACCCCGGCCCACCTACGACCTCAGCCCTGGCGAGCGGCTGCAGCTGGAGGACGTCTGTGCCAAGATCCACCCGTCCTACTGCGGGCCCGCCATCCTCAG GTTCCGGCAGCTACTGGCCGAGCAGGAGCCTGAGGTGCGGGAGGTGTCCCAGCTCTTCCGCTCGGTGCTGCAGGAGGTCCTGGACAGAatgaagcaggaggaggaggcccGCAAGCTGACGCGCCAGTGGAGCCTGCGGCCCCGCAGCAACCTGGCGCTGGCCACCTTCAAGACCCGCGCGCGCATCTCTCCCTTCACCAGCGACATCCGGACCATCTCGGAGGACGTGGAGCGGGACACGCCGCCGCCGCTCCGGACCTGGAGCCTGCCCGAGTTCCGGGCGCCCAAAGAGGACTGA
- the RD3 gene encoding protein RD3 isoform X2: MNGPGGAMSLIPWLRWNEGPPRPSSRRPAEMVLDTLMMELAGQMREAERQQWERSNAVRKICTGVDYSWLASTPRPTYDLSPGERLQLEDVCAKIHPSYCGPAILRFRQLLAEQEPEVREVSQLFRSVLQEVLDRMKQEEEARKLTRQWSLRPRSNLALATFKTRARISPFTSDIRTISEDVERDTPPPLRTWSLPEFRAPKED, from the exons atgaatg GGCCTGGGGGGGCCATGTCCCTCATCCCGTGGCTTCGGTGGAATGAAGGCCCCCCGCGGCCGTCATCCCGGAGGCCGGCTGAGATGGTGCTGGACACGCTCATGATGGAGCTGGCGGGACAGATGCGAGAGGCGGAGAGGCAGCAATGGGAGCGCAGCAACGCGGTCAGGAAGATCTGCACCGGGGTGGACTACAGCTGGCTGGCCAGCACACCCCGGCCCACCTACGACCTCAGCCCTGGCGAGCGGCTGCAGCTGGAGGACGTCTGTGCCAAGATCCACCCGTCCTACTGCGGGCCCGCCATCCTCAG GTTCCGGCAGCTACTGGCCGAGCAGGAGCCTGAGGTGCGGGAGGTGTCCCAGCTCTTCCGCTCGGTGCTGCAGGAGGTCCTGGACAGAatgaagcaggaggaggaggcccGCAAGCTGACGCGCCAGTGGAGCCTGCGGCCCCGCAGCAACCTGGCGCTGGCCACCTTCAAGACCCGCGCGCGCATCTCTCCCTTCACCAGCGACATCCGGACCATCTCGGAGGACGTGGAGCGGGACACGCCGCCGCCGCTCCGGACCTGGAGCCTGCCCGAGTTCCGGGCGCCCAAAGAGGACTGA